The following are encoded together in the Melospiza georgiana isolate bMelGeo1 chromosome 32, bMelGeo1.pri, whole genome shotgun sequence genome:
- the LOC131094983 gene encoding uncharacterized protein LOC131094983 — MGGHSSANPKTPKTGGDSPGRTPKVGPRPGTPQNPKHGGPEPPRVQVHFRYLQVWGFRLYGVFDRILGCSCAFWGAAAHFGVQVHILGSSCAVLGSSCAFWGPAVQFWGPGAHLGSSCVFWGPGAHFGVQLCSFGVQVRSFGVQLCILGSSCAVLGSSCAFWGAAVQFWCPGAHFGVQLCSFGVQVCILGFRCAFQGPAVQFWGPGAHFRVQLCSFGVQVHIWGPAAYFGVQVRILGSSCAVLGFSCAFWGPAVQFGVQVRILGSSCAFWGAAVQFWGPAVQFWGPAVQFGALGSGPGRSLKLSTIWGGRRRRPKSSAQSRACTHSWNGGSQPQPGPPGHIAVPECPPRCPATPAPRPYRGHAH; from the exons atggggggTCACAGCTCTGCGAACCCCAAAACCCCTAAAACAGGGGGTGACAGCCCTGGGAGAACCCCAAAAGTGGGGCCACgaccagggacaccccaaaaccccaaacacgGGGGTCCCGAACCCCCTCGGGTTCAGGTGCACTTCAGGTATCTCCAGGTTTGGGGGTTCAGGCTTTATGGGGTGTTTGATAGGATTTTGGGGTGCAGCTGTGCATTTTGGGGTGCAGCTGCGCATTTTGGGGTCCAGGTGCACATTTTGGGGTCCAGCTGTGCAGTTTTGGGGTCCAGCTGTGCATTTTGGGGTCCAG CTGTGCAGTTTTGGGGTCCAGGTGCACATTTGGGGTCCAGCTGCGTATTTTGGGGTCCAGGTGCGCATTTTGGGGTCCAGCtgtgcagttttggggttcAGGTGCGCAGTTTTGGGGTCCAGCTGTGCATTTTGGGGTCCAGCTGTGCAGTTTTGGGGTCCAGCTGTGCATTTTGGGGTGCAGCTGTGCAGTTTTGGTGTCCAGGCGCACATTTCGGGGTCCAG CTGTGCAGTTTTGGGGTCCAGGTGTGCATTTTGGGGTTCAGGTGTGCATTTCAGGGTCCAGCTGTGCAGTTTTGGGGTCCAG GTGCGCATTTCAGGGTCCAGCTGTGCAGTTTTGGGGTCCAGGTGCACATTTGGGGTCCAGCTGCGTATTTTGGGGTCCAGGTGCGCATTTTGGGGTCCAGCtgtgcagttttggggttcAG CTGTGCATTTTGGGGTCCAGCTGTGCAGTTTGGGGTCCAGGTGCGCATTTTGGGGTCCAGCTGTGCATTTTGGGGTGCAGCTGTGCAGTTTTGGGGTCCAGCTGTGCAGTTTTGGGGTCCAGCTGTGCAGTTTGGTGCTCTGGGGTCAGGTCCTGGCAGGTCCTTGAAGCTCAGCACGATCTGGGGGGGG CGGAGGAGGCGCCCCAAAAGCAGCGCCCAGAGCAGGGCCTGCACCCACAGCTGGAACGGggggtcccagccccagccgGGCCCCCCGGGGCACATCGCTGTCCCCGAGTGTCCCCCCCGGTGTCCCG CAACGCCAGCGCCGCGCCCTTACCGAGGCCACGCCCACTAA
- the SAMD1 gene encoding sterile alpha motif domain-containing protein 1: MAVPPPPPPGPEQAPRYQEWILDTIDSLRSRKARPDLERICRMVRRRHGPEPERTRAELEKLIQQRAVLRVSYKGSISYRNAARVQPPRRPPPPARRPPPVSLRDTARLLGGDGRLTRGRLQGGGGARPERTRLGAIATARGERGRAAAGRARKPPCSSSEASAREEEEEEEDEDEDDEDGTGSEASEDAGPPRQLNGEGRGGPPLRPPGQPPPERPPQAKACAPGEGGCQHMAPLKKEGAFGQPDRAVSPALAGAEPSVPLSPGRPGPQAAEGAPFSCTPGRKDKAVDPVEWSVRDVVEYFTEAGFPEQAGAFQEQEIDGKSLLLMQRADVLTGLSIRLGPALKIYEYHVKLLQRSHFQDEEPPPEPFPA; the protein is encoded by the exons ATggcggtgccgccgccgccgccgccgggccccgAGCAGGCCCCGCGGTACCAGGAGTGGATCCTGGACACCATCGACTCGCTGCGTTCGCGCAAGGCGCGGCCGGACCTGGAGCGCATCTGCCGCATGGTGCGGCGGCGGCACGGCCCCGAGCCCGAGCGCACCCGTGCCGAGCTGGAGAAGCTGATCCAGCAGCGCGCCGTGCTCCGCGTCTCCTACAAGGGCAGCATCTCGTACCGCAACGCCGCCCGCGTGCagccgccgcgccgcccgccgccgcccgcccgccgcccgccgcccgtCAGCCTCCGCGACACCGCGCGGCTGCTCGGCGGCGACGGCCGCCTCACCCGCGGCCGCCTCCAGG ggggcggcggggcccggcccgaGCGCACCCGGCTGGGCGCCATCGCCACGGCCCGCGGGGAGCGCGGGAGAGCGGCCGCGGGGAGGGCGCGGAAG cccccctgcagcagcagcgagGCCTCGgcgcgggaggaggaggaagaggaggaggatgaggacgAAGACGACGAGGACGGGACGGGCTCGGAGGCCTCGGAGGACGCGGGGCCGCCCCGGCAGCTGAACGGGGAGGGCCGGGGGGGGCCCCCCCTGCGCCCCCCGGGGCAGCCGCCCCCCGAGCGCCCCCCCCAGGCCAAGGCCTGTGCCCCGGGGGAGGGCGGCTGCCAGCACATGGCCCCCCTGAAAAAGGAGGGGGCCTTCGGGCAGCCCGACAGAGCAG TGTCCCCAGCGCTGGCAGGGGCCGAGCCCTCGGTGCCGCTGTCCCCAGGCCGGCCGGGCCCccaggctgctgagggagctCCATTCAGCTGCAC gcccGGGCGCAAGGACAAGGCCGTGGACCCGGTGGAGTGGTCGGTGCGGGACGTGGTCGAGTATTTCACCGAGGCCGGGTTCCCCGAGCAGGCCGGGGCCTTCCAGGAGCAG gagATCGATGGCAAGTCGCTGCTGCTGATGCAGAGGGCTGATGTGCTCACGGGCCTCTCCATCCGCCTGGGCCCCGCGCTCAAGATCTATGAGTACCACGTGAAGCTGCTGCAGCGCAGCCACTTCCAGGACGAGGAGCCCCCCCCGGAGCCCTTCCCGGCCTGA